The Pseudofrankia inefficax genome window below encodes:
- a CDS encoding ABC transporter permease, which produces MSPAPDGAGPAAGRDRDATRLARWTRARLAVVLPPVVVGVVGLAAWEGYVRANHIQPYLLPAPSEIWTQFRHSFRVIVQTSRATGANAVVGLAVGLVAGLLAAVVAARSKIADGLLGPLAAAMNAVPIIALAPLFNTMFSTTSAVPRRLVVAIVVFFPVFVNTVRGLRQVPDVQRELMRSLAVGPWRFARTVQLPGAVPYIFTGFRLASSLAVIAAVVSEYFGGRQNGLGSRITSAASNTAYPRAWAFVAAACVLGLVVYLVAGLLEWLATPWRRGGRSLTL; this is translated from the coding sequence ATGAGCCCGGCCCCGGACGGCGCTGGCCCGGCGGCCGGGCGGGACCGCGACGCCACCCGTCTCGCCAGATGGACCCGGGCTCGTCTCGCCGTCGTCCTGCCGCCGGTGGTGGTCGGCGTCGTCGGCCTGGCGGCCTGGGAGGGCTACGTCCGGGCGAACCACATCCAGCCGTACCTGCTGCCCGCTCCGTCGGAGATCTGGACGCAGTTCCGGCACAGCTTCCGGGTCATCGTCCAGACGTCGCGGGCGACCGGGGCGAACGCGGTCGTCGGCCTCGCGGTGGGCCTCGTCGCCGGACTGCTCGCGGCGGTCGTCGCCGCCAGGTCGAAGATCGCCGACGGGCTGCTCGGGCCGCTCGCGGCGGCGATGAACGCCGTGCCGATCATCGCCTTGGCCCCGCTGTTCAACACGATGTTCTCGACGACGTCCGCGGTGCCGCGAAGGCTCGTGGTCGCGATCGTCGTCTTCTTCCCGGTGTTCGTGAACACCGTGCGGGGGCTGCGGCAGGTGCCGGACGTGCAGCGGGAGCTGATGCGCTCGCTGGCCGTCGGGCCGTGGCGGTTCGCCCGGACGGTCCAGCTGCCGGGGGCCGTTCCGTACATCTTCACCGGCTTCCGGCTGGCGTCGTCGCTGGCCGTGATCGCGGCGGTGGTGTCCGAGTACTTCGGCGGGCGGCAGAACGGGCTCGGCTCGCGGATCACCTCGGCGGCGTCGAACACCGCGTATCCCCGGGCCTGGGCCTTCGTGGCCGCGGCCTGCGTGCTCGGGCTCGTCGTCTACCTCGTCGCCGGGCTGCTGGAGTGGCTCGCGACCCCCTGGCGGCGGGGCGGGCGCTCACTGACCCTCTGA
- a CDS encoding ABC transporter ATP-binding protein: MTARPAGGPPGSSAVETSPGAPAADAPAAPVPREEDRPAGGANPAAAVPAVAVHGVDKVFPVAGGGATVALAGIELTVAPGEFVSLIGPSGCGKSTLLRLVGDLVEPTRGEVLVFGEPARAARAARRYGIAFQQAGLLEWRTVAGNVELPLQVHGVSRKERRARARELLDLVGLGDFAGHWPAQLSGGMQQRVAIARALAEHPPLLLLDEPFGALDEMTRERMQSELARIRWETGTTVILVTHSIPEAVFLSDRVAVMSPRPGRITDIIDVDLPGRLGAARVGDGVPAGPAAPGETGGPTAVDADDVREQAAFFAAVTAVREALRAGGGA; the protein is encoded by the coding sequence ATGACCGCGCGACCCGCTGGCGGACCTCCCGGATCGTCGGCGGTCGAGACCAGCCCCGGCGCTCCCGCGGCGGACGCGCCCGCCGCGCCGGTACCCCGTGAGGAGGACCGCCCTGCCGGCGGCGCGAACCCGGCCGCCGCGGTGCCGGCCGTCGCGGTGCACGGGGTGGACAAGGTCTTCCCGGTGGCCGGCGGTGGGGCCACCGTCGCCCTCGCCGGCATCGAGCTGACGGTCGCGCCCGGCGAGTTCGTCTCGCTGATCGGCCCGTCCGGCTGCGGCAAGTCGACGCTGCTGCGCCTGGTCGGCGATCTCGTCGAGCCGACGCGGGGCGAGGTGCTGGTCTTCGGTGAGCCGGCCCGGGCCGCCCGGGCCGCGCGGCGCTACGGCATCGCGTTCCAGCAGGCCGGGCTGCTGGAGTGGCGCACGGTCGCCGGCAACGTCGAGCTGCCGCTGCAGGTGCACGGCGTGAGCAGGAAGGAGCGCCGGGCCAGGGCCCGCGAGCTGCTCGACCTGGTTGGCCTCGGTGACTTCGCCGGGCACTGGCCGGCCCAGCTGTCCGGCGGCATGCAGCAGCGGGTGGCGATCGCCCGCGCGCTGGCCGAACACCCGCCGCTGCTGCTGCTCGACGAGCCGTTCGGCGCCCTGGACGAGATGACCCGGGAGCGGATGCAGAGCGAGCTGGCCCGGATCCGCTGGGAGACCGGGACCACGGTCATCCTGGTCACCCACTCCATCCCGGAGGCGGTGTTCCTCTCCGACCGGGTCGCGGTGATGTCGCCCCGCCCCGGCCGGATCACGGACATCATCGACGTGGACCTGCCCGGCCGGCTCGGCGCGGCCCGGGTTGGCGACGGCGTACCGGCTGGTCCGGCGGCACCGGGGGAGACCGGCGGGCCGACAGCCGTCGACGCCGATGACGTGCGCGAGCAGGCCGCGTTCTTCGCCGCCGTGACCGCCGTGCGCGAGGCACTGCGGGCCGGAGGCGGGGCATGA
- a CDS encoding ABC transporter permease — MTITASIDESAATAALGGRDAAPPVPAVGGWGERLRRAGLAVVAVVLVCAVWELYKLVGSPHGGRVLGVPVLPRNDDVSMPHVWSVLAQLGHQEVAADGSQTVGLAVLKGIWYTLRVAVVGLLAGVVVGVLLAVLMARLRIVERGLLPYIIASQTVPLIALAPLVAGWSGQLHLGALRWQDWMTVSLIAAYLAFFPVAIGMLRGLQSPAASSVELMRSYAASWWQTLLRLRLPASVPFLLPALRLAAASAVIGAIVAEISTGTSGGVGRLIIAYSQSATSDSTKLYDAVLGAAVTGLLVAGLVSLVELALTRRPGQPRPGTGRAGSGPASDVPSPKTQKVTT, encoded by the coding sequence ATGACCATTACGGCCTCCATCGACGAGTCGGCCGCCACCGCCGCGCTCGGCGGCAGGGACGCGGCCCCGCCCGTTCCCGCCGTCGGCGGCTGGGGTGAGCGGCTGCGCCGCGCCGGGCTCGCGGTCGTCGCGGTGGTGCTGGTCTGCGCGGTCTGGGAGCTGTACAAGCTCGTCGGCTCGCCGCACGGCGGCCGGGTCCTCGGCGTGCCCGTGCTGCCGCGCAACGACGACGTCTCCATGCCGCACGTCTGGTCGGTGCTCGCCCAGCTCGGCCACCAGGAGGTCGCGGCCGACGGCAGCCAGACGGTCGGGCTGGCCGTGCTCAAGGGCATCTGGTACACGCTGCGGGTCGCCGTGGTGGGCCTGCTGGCCGGCGTCGTCGTCGGGGTGTTGCTCGCCGTCCTGATGGCCCGCCTGCGGATCGTCGAGCGCGGGCTGCTGCCGTACATCATCGCCAGCCAGACCGTGCCACTGATCGCGCTGGCCCCGCTGGTCGCCGGGTGGAGCGGCCAGCTGCACCTCGGCGCGCTGCGCTGGCAGGACTGGATGACGGTCTCCCTGATCGCCGCGTACCTGGCCTTCTTCCCGGTGGCGATCGGGATGCTGCGCGGCCTGCAGTCGCCGGCGGCGAGCTCGGTCGAGCTGATGCGCAGCTACGCCGCGTCCTGGTGGCAGACGCTGCTGCGGCTACGGCTGCCGGCGTCGGTCCCGTTCCTGCTGCCGGCGCTGCGGCTGGCCGCCGCCTCGGCCGTCATCGGGGCCATCGTCGCCGAGATCTCCACCGGAACCTCCGGCGGTGTCGGACGCTTGATCATCGCCTACTCCCAGTCCGCGACCAGCGATTCGACCAAGCTCTACGACGCCGTCCTCGGCGCGGCCGTCACCGGCCTGCTCGTGGCCGGGCTGGTCTCGCTGGTCGAGCTGGCGCTGACCCGGCGGCCGGGCCAGCCACGGCCGGGCACCGGTCGGGCCGGCTCCGGGCCAGCGTCGGACGTACCTTCCCCGAAGACCCAGAAGGTGACGACATGA
- a CDS encoding TIGR03842 family LLM class F420-dependent oxidoreductase, whose protein sequence is MDIGVVLQTNPPASRVVELARQAETLGFSHVWTFDSHLLWEEPFVIYSQILAATRKVLVGPMVTNPATRDWTVTASLFATLNEMYGNRTICGIGRGDSAVRVLNGKPTTLATLRDCVGVVRELANGREAEVNGTKLRFPWGLDSRLDIWVAGYGPKALALAGEIGDGFILQLADPDITAWTIDAVRTAAAAAGRDPATVKICVAAPAYVGPGDAASLAHQRDQCRWFGGMVGNHVADLVGRYGAGGSAIPAALTSYIEGRTGYDYNEHGRAGNTHTAFVPDEIVDRFCLLGPAEAHVRRLTELAALGVDQFAVYLQHDAKLATLEAYGEQVIPAIAEHIRAKSPAAGPEAP, encoded by the coding sequence GTGGACATCGGAGTTGTGCTGCAGACGAATCCGCCGGCCTCTCGGGTGGTGGAGCTGGCTCGGCAGGCCGAGACGCTTGGGTTCTCGCATGTGTGGACGTTCGACTCCCATCTGCTGTGGGAGGAGCCGTTCGTCATCTACAGCCAGATCCTGGCCGCCACTCGCAAGGTGCTGGTCGGTCCGATGGTCACCAACCCGGCGACCCGGGACTGGACGGTCACCGCCTCGCTGTTCGCCACGCTCAACGAGATGTACGGCAACCGGACCATCTGCGGCATCGGCCGCGGTGACTCCGCCGTCCGGGTCCTCAACGGCAAGCCGACCACGCTCGCGACGCTGCGGGACTGCGTCGGGGTCGTCCGCGAGCTGGCCAATGGGCGCGAGGCCGAGGTCAACGGCACGAAGCTGCGTTTCCCCTGGGGCCTCGACTCCCGGCTGGACATCTGGGTCGCCGGCTACGGCCCGAAGGCGCTGGCGCTGGCCGGCGAGATCGGCGACGGCTTCATCCTGCAGCTCGCCGACCCGGACATCACCGCCTGGACGATCGACGCCGTGCGCACCGCGGCGGCCGCCGCCGGCCGCGACCCGGCGACCGTGAAGATCTGCGTCGCGGCGCCCGCCTACGTCGGGCCGGGTGACGCGGCTTCGCTGGCCCACCAGCGTGACCAGTGCCGCTGGTTCGGCGGCATGGTCGGCAACCACGTCGCCGACCTGGTCGGCCGCTACGGCGCGGGCGGCTCGGCCATCCCCGCGGCGCTCACGTCCTACATCGAGGGCCGCACCGGCTACGACTACAACGAGCACGGCCGCGCCGGGAACACCCACACCGCGTTCGTGCCGGACGAGATCGTCGACCGGTTCTGCCTGCTCGGACCGGCCGAGGCGCACGTCCGGCGGCTGACCGAGCTGGCGGCGCTCGGCGTCGACCAGTTCGCCGTCTACCTGCAGCACGACGCCAAGCTCGCGACCCTGGAGGCATACGGCGAGCAGGTGATTCCCGCGATCGCCGAGCACATCCGGGCGAAGAGCCCCGCGGCCGGTCCCGAGGCGCCATGA
- a CDS encoding CoA-acylating methylmalonate-semialdehyde dehydrogenase gives MREIGHWIDGKAVAGGSGRFGPVWNPATGEQAAQVALASLEEINAAVASAKAAFTGWRSTGLGRRAEVMFRFRELLYANRTELAKLITAEHGKTVDDALGEIARGLENVEFACGAPSLLRGGFSEQVSTGVDVHEIRQPLGVVAGITPFNFPAMVPLWMLSNALACGNAFILKPSERDPSASLLLAELLAQAGVPDGVFTVLQGDKLAVDTLLTHPDVEALSFVGSTPIARYVYETGTAAGKRVQALGGAKNHMIVLPDADIAAAADAAVSAGYGSAGERCMAVSVVAAVGDSADPLVEAIAERVRKIKVGPGLDPDSEMGPVITREARDRVAGYLETAKTDGATLVIDGRDDPISSGPGFFLAPSLIDNVSTTSTVYTDEIFGPVLAVVRCETYTEAVKLVEDNPYGNGVAIYTRDGGAARRFTFDVQAGMVGVNVPIPVPVSYYSFGGWKASLFGDLHMYGPDGIRFYTKTKVVTTRWPDPATSSVELGFPRTR, from the coding sequence ATGCGGGAAATCGGGCACTGGATCGATGGCAAGGCGGTGGCGGGCGGCTCCGGCCGGTTCGGGCCGGTGTGGAACCCGGCGACCGGTGAGCAGGCCGCGCAGGTCGCCCTGGCGAGCCTCGAGGAGATCAACGCGGCGGTCGCGAGCGCCAAGGCGGCGTTCACCGGCTGGCGCAGCACCGGCCTCGGCCGCCGGGCCGAGGTGATGTTCCGGTTCCGTGAGCTGCTGTACGCCAACCGGACCGAGCTCGCGAAGCTCATCACCGCCGAGCACGGCAAGACCGTCGACGACGCGCTCGGCGAGATCGCGCGCGGCCTGGAGAACGTTGAGTTCGCCTGTGGCGCGCCGAGCCTGCTGCGCGGCGGCTTCTCCGAGCAGGTGTCGACCGGCGTCGACGTCCACGAGATCCGTCAGCCGCTGGGCGTCGTCGCGGGCATCACCCCGTTCAACTTCCCGGCGATGGTCCCGCTGTGGATGCTGTCGAACGCGCTGGCCTGCGGCAACGCGTTCATCCTCAAGCCCTCCGAGCGTGACCCGTCGGCGTCGCTGCTGCTCGCCGAGCTGCTCGCCCAGGCCGGCGTGCCGGACGGTGTGTTCACCGTGCTCCAGGGCGACAAGCTCGCCGTCGACACGCTGCTCACCCATCCGGACGTCGAGGCGCTCAGCTTCGTTGGTTCGACCCCGATCGCCCGCTACGTCTACGAGACGGGCACCGCGGCCGGCAAGCGGGTGCAGGCCCTCGGCGGCGCGAAGAACCACATGATCGTGCTGCCGGACGCGGACATCGCGGCCGCGGCCGACGCCGCTGTCTCGGCTGGCTACGGCTCCGCCGGTGAGCGCTGCATGGCGGTCTCCGTCGTCGCCGCGGTCGGTGACTCCGCCGACCCGCTGGTCGAGGCGATCGCCGAGCGCGTCCGCAAGATCAAGGTTGGCCCGGGCCTCGACCCGGACAGCGAGATGGGCCCGGTCATCACCCGCGAGGCCCGCGACCGGGTCGCCGGCTACCTGGAAACCGCCAAGACCGACGGCGCCACCCTCGTCATCGACGGCCGCGACGACCCGATCTCGTCTGGCCCCGGCTTCTTCCTCGCCCCGAGCCTGATCGACAACGTGTCGACGACCAGCACGGTCTACACCGACGAGATCTTCGGCCCGGTCCTCGCGGTGGTCCGCTGCGAGACCTACACCGAGGCGGTGAAGCTCGTCGAGGACAACCCGTACGGAAACGGCGTCGCGATCTACACCCGCGACGGCGGCGCCGCGCGCCGGTTCACCTTCGACGTCCAGGCCGGCATGGTCGGCGTCAACGTGCCGATCCCGGTGCCGGTGTCGTACTACAGCTTCGGCGGCTGGAAGGCGTCGCTATTCGGCGACCTGCACATGTACGGCCCCGACGGCATCCGCTTCTACACCAAGACCAAGGTCGTCACCACCCGCTGGCCCGACCCGGCGACGAGCTCGGTCGAGCTGGGCTTCCCCAGGACGCGGTGA
- the hydA gene encoding dihydropyrimidinase — protein MKTLITGGTVVGPLGATPQDVLVDGETIAALYAPGAAAGVTADTMIDATGRYVVPGGVDVHTHMKLPFGGTFASDDFASGTKAAAWGGTTTIIDFAVQRTGEVVQDGLAAWHALADGNCAIDYGFHMIMGGVDDDALKAMDYLVAHEGITSFKLFMAYPGVFYSDDGQILRAMQKATDNGALIMMHAENGIAIDVLAAQAVARGQTDPIYHGITRPSALEGEATHRATVLAQVAGNTPLYFVHMSASEALAHVSAARSAGRNVFAETCPQYLYLTLEDQLGAPGFEGAKWVASPPLRPRDEPHRDDLWRGLRTDDLAVVSTDHCPFCFKDQKELGRGNFTKIPNGMGTVEHRMDLVYQGVATGKLSLERWVETCSTTPARMFGLYPKKGVIQPGSDADIVLYDPRATTTISAATHHMNIDHSAWEGFEIAGKVETVLSRGSVVVADGAFHGRSGHGQFLRRGLSQYLR, from the coding sequence ATGAAGACGCTAATCACCGGCGGAACCGTCGTAGGCCCGCTGGGCGCAACCCCGCAGGACGTACTCGTAGACGGCGAGACGATCGCCGCCCTCTACGCCCCGGGCGCCGCGGCCGGCGTCACCGCGGACACCATGATCGACGCGACCGGGAGGTATGTCGTCCCCGGCGGGGTGGACGTGCACACCCACATGAAGCTGCCGTTCGGCGGCACGTTCGCCTCGGACGACTTCGCCTCGGGCACGAAGGCGGCGGCCTGGGGCGGCACGACCACGATCATCGACTTCGCCGTCCAGCGCACCGGCGAGGTCGTCCAGGACGGGCTGGCCGCCTGGCACGCGCTGGCCGACGGCAACTGCGCGATCGACTACGGCTTCCACATGATCATGGGTGGGGTCGACGACGACGCGCTCAAGGCCATGGACTACCTCGTGGCGCACGAGGGGATCACCAGCTTCAAGCTGTTCATGGCCTACCCGGGCGTCTTCTACAGCGACGACGGCCAGATCCTGCGGGCGATGCAGAAGGCGACCGACAACGGCGCGCTGATCATGATGCACGCGGAGAACGGCATCGCGATCGACGTGCTCGCCGCCCAGGCGGTCGCCCGCGGGCAGACCGACCCGATCTACCACGGCATTACCCGGCCGTCGGCGCTGGAGGGCGAGGCGACCCATCGGGCGACCGTGCTCGCCCAGGTCGCCGGGAACACCCCGCTGTACTTCGTCCACATGTCGGCGTCCGAAGCGCTGGCGCATGTCTCGGCGGCGCGGTCGGCGGGGCGCAACGTGTTCGCCGAGACCTGCCCGCAGTACCTGTACCTGACGCTGGAGGACCAGCTCGGCGCGCCCGGCTTCGAGGGGGCGAAGTGGGTGGCCTCGCCGCCGCTGCGCCCGCGTGACGAGCCGCACCGCGACGACCTGTGGCGCGGCCTGCGCACCGACGATCTCGCGGTCGTCTCCACCGACCACTGCCCGTTCTGCTTCAAGGACCAGAAGGAGCTCGGGCGCGGGAACTTCACCAAGATCCCGAACGGGATGGGGACGGTGGAGCACCGGATGGACCTCGTCTACCAGGGCGTCGCGACCGGGAAACTGTCGCTGGAACGCTGGGTGGAGACCTGTTCGACGACGCCAGCCCGGATGTTCGGCCTCTACCCGAAGAAGGGCGTGATCCAGCCCGGCTCGGACGCGGACATCGTGCTCTACGACCCGCGGGCGACGACCACGATCAGCGCGGCCACGCATCACATGAACATCGACCATTCGGCCTGGGAGGGCTTCGAGATCGCCGGGAAGGTCGAGACGGTGCTGTCCCGGGGCAGTGTCGTCGTCGCGGACGGCGCCTTCCACGGCCGCTCCGGCCACGGCCAGTTCCTGCGCCGCGGCCTCTCCCAGTACCTGCGTTGA
- a CDS encoding nitrilase-related carbon-nitrogen hydrolase — protein sequence MSRVIRAALVQAKWTGDKESMIKAHEDYLRSAAEQGAKVMCFQELFYGPYFCQVQDPVYYEYAEAVPGPTVERFQALCAELGVVLVLPVYEQEQPGVLYNTAAVIDADGSYLGKYRKTHIPHTTGFWEKFYFRPGNLGYPVFDTAVGRVGVYICYDRHFPEGWRALGLNGAELVFNPSATSRGLSNYLWKLEQPAAAVANEYFIGAINRVGIEDLGDDDFYGTSYFVDPEGKFVGGTADPHEPELMVRDLDLDLLTTVRNRWAFYRDRRPDQYGDLTAP from the coding sequence ATGAGCAGGGTGATCCGCGCGGCGCTCGTCCAGGCGAAATGGACGGGCGACAAGGAATCGATGATCAAGGCGCACGAGGACTACCTGCGCTCGGCCGCCGAGCAGGGCGCCAAGGTCATGTGCTTCCAGGAGCTGTTCTACGGCCCGTACTTCTGCCAGGTGCAGGACCCCGTGTACTACGAGTATGCCGAGGCGGTGCCCGGCCCGACCGTCGAACGGTTCCAGGCGCTGTGCGCCGAGCTCGGCGTCGTGCTCGTGCTGCCGGTCTACGAGCAGGAGCAGCCGGGCGTCCTCTACAACACCGCCGCCGTCATCGACGCGGACGGGTCGTACCTCGGCAAGTACCGCAAGACCCACATCCCGCACACGACCGGGTTCTGGGAGAAGTTCTACTTCCGGCCCGGCAACCTGGGCTACCCGGTGTTCGACACCGCGGTCGGCCGGGTCGGCGTCTACATCTGCTACGACCGGCACTTCCCGGAGGGCTGGCGGGCGCTCGGGCTGAACGGCGCCGAGCTGGTCTTCAACCCGTCGGCGACCTCGCGCGGCCTCTCGAACTACCTGTGGAAGCTCGAACAGCCAGCCGCCGCCGTCGCGAACGAGTACTTCATCGGCGCCATCAACCGCGTCGGCATCGAGGACCTGGGCGACGACGACTTCTACGGCACCTCGTACTTCGTAGACCCGGAAGGCAAGTTCGTCGGCGGCACCGCCGACCCCCACGAGCCCGAACTAATGGTCCGCGACCTGGACCTCGACCTCCTGACAACCGTCCGCAACCGCTGGGCCTTCTACCGCGACCGCCGCCCCGACCAGTACGGCGACCTGACCGCCCCATGA
- a CDS encoding PLP-dependent aminotransferase family protein: MLGTITAAVEDRSARGIAGTVSRLVMAGALPAGTRLPTVRELATELGISPTTVSQAWRTLARAGVIAPRGRAGTFVLAGPAAAADPRRYRRITRSPGRLPHDYSTGTPDAALLPDLAPVLARVAQGGNLTLSYLDDPVLPALEKALRIRWPFPPAALTVVDGAMDGLDRVTRELVGFGSRVLVENPCFPPLLDLLDAVGAEVVALPLDDEGVRPEALRAALGAATGAEPVALFLQPRAQNPTGVSMTARRAEQLAGLLAGRAVTVVEDDHSGDVATARPISLGQHLPGSTVHIHSFSKSHGPDLRLAAVGGVESVVTGLATRRMLGPGWSSRLLQAVLAELLGDDDTERTLAHARAVYARRREAMTAALTARGVRAQAPDGINLWMEVADEQVALVSLAARGIGAAPGTPFEAAPLGPHHLRVTVGLIPDEDLEAVADLLAEAARG, translated from the coding sequence ATGCTCGGCACGATCACCGCGGCGGTCGAGGACCGGTCCGCGCGCGGCATCGCGGGCACCGTCAGCCGGCTGGTGATGGCGGGCGCGCTGCCGGCCGGGACCCGCCTACCGACCGTCCGGGAGCTCGCCACCGAGCTCGGCATCAGCCCGACCACCGTCAGCCAGGCCTGGCGCACGCTGGCCCGCGCCGGCGTGATCGCCCCGCGCGGCCGGGCCGGGACGTTCGTGCTCGCCGGCCCGGCCGCCGCCGCCGACCCGCGCCGCTACCGCCGGATCACCCGCAGCCCGGGCCGGCTGCCGCACGACTACTCGACCGGCACCCCCGACGCCGCACTGCTGCCCGACCTCGCGCCGGTGCTGGCCCGCGTCGCCCAGGGCGGCAATCTGACCCTGAGCTACCTGGACGACCCGGTGCTCCCGGCGCTGGAGAAGGCGCTGCGGATCCGCTGGCCCTTCCCGCCGGCCGCGCTGACCGTCGTCGACGGCGCGATGGACGGGCTCGACCGGGTGACCAGGGAGCTGGTCGGCTTCGGCAGCCGGGTACTCGTCGAGAACCCCTGCTTCCCGCCGCTGCTCGACCTCCTGGACGCCGTCGGCGCCGAGGTGGTCGCGCTGCCGCTGGACGACGAGGGCGTGCGGCCCGAGGCGCTGCGCGCCGCCCTCGGCGCCGCGACCGGCGCTGAGCCGGTCGCCCTCTTCTTACAGCCGCGGGCGCAGAACCCGACCGGGGTGAGCATGACCGCTCGACGGGCCGAGCAACTGGCCGGCCTGCTCGCCGGCCGGGCCGTCACCGTCGTGGAGGACGACCACAGCGGCGACGTCGCCACCGCGCGGCCGATCAGTCTCGGCCAGCATCTGCCCGGCTCGACCGTCCACATCCACAGCTTCTCGAAGAGCCACGGCCCTGACCTGCGGCTGGCCGCGGTCGGCGGCGTCGAGTCGGTCGTGACCGGCCTCGCCACCCGCCGGATGCTCGGGCCCGGCTGGTCGAGCCGCCTGCTGCAGGCTGTCCTCGCCGAACTCCTCGGCGACGACGACACCGAGCGGACCCTCGCCCACGCCCGCGCCGTCTACGCACGCCGCCGCGAGGCCATGACCGCGGCCCTCACCGCCCGCGGCGTCCGCGCCCAGGCTCCCGACGGGATCAACCTCTGGATGGAGGTCGCCGACGAGCAGGTCGCCCTCGTCTCCCTCGCCGCCCGAGGCATTGGCGCCGCCCCCGGCACCCCGTTCGAGGCCGCCCCGCTAGGCCCCCACCACCTGCGCGTCACGGTGGGACTCATCCCGGACGAGGACCTCGAAGCGGTGGCGGATCTCCTGGCCGAAGCCGCCCGCGGCTGA